A segment of the Macrobrachium nipponense isolate FS-2020 chromosome 1, ASM1510439v2, whole genome shotgun sequence genome:
GACAGTGCGGAGGCTGAGGAAGACCCAAGGTAGCTGTGATTTCCAGTTTTTGCCCATGCAATGTACCATCAGGGAGGCCTTCAGGGAGCGGTGGATCCTTTCCACCACGCTGCGGCCCACAGGTCCAACAGGAAGGTGGGTCCATGGTGTCTGTTGTTATGTCGTCTGGCACTCCCAGGCAACTGATCCAGCTGGGGAGGAGGGCATCCGCATAGGCGCTGGTGGTGGCCTCCATCATCGGGGTAACTTCGGGCCACCTGGTGGATTGGTCGATGATAGACACATCATCTGGCACATCGTTGTTCGGCCTGACAGGTGTGAGAGGCATGGATCACACCGAAGATCTGCTTCCTGCAGGAGACTGGAACCAACGGGCGGGGGCGGCCAGTGCTGATGTCACAGAGGTGTGTTGCGCCAGAGGGTCCAAAGGGCACATCTTCCCACCTAAGGGAGGTGAGGGCCGTGCAGTAGGCTAGCACTTCCGGATCGGCGGCCTGTTCCCTGGCCAAGTCCTCATAGTTGATCCTGAGGTGGACGGCACTGATTTCGACCCTCAACAGAGCATCGCCACGGGGTTCTTAACGCCAGGGACGTGGTGGATGGTGCAGCTGAACTCTGCAATGGCTACGAGGTGTTGTTGCCTTGCAGAGCAGGCATCGCTCACTTTGGTGAGGGCATGGACCAACAGCTGGTAGTTCGTCCTGATGGTGAAGGGGGAGCCCTCCAAGAGGTACTGAAAGTGGTGCACAGTCTGGTAAACGGCCAATAACTCGTGGTTGAAGGTACTGTAGCGCGTCTTGGCAGGCTTCAACTTCCTGCTGAAGAAGGTGAGGGGTTGGGGGGACCCATGTGTCACCTGCTTCAGGAAGGCTCCACAGGCGAcattgctggcgtcggtggtgagtcTTAAGGGTGTGTCGGGGTCCTGGTGGGCCAAGGTGACGGCCCTGGTGAGGGACGTCTTTGTCTGCTGGAAGGCCCTTTGCTGTGCAGATTCCCATACCAACTTCTTAggcttccccttcaggacctccGTTAAGGGGGACATGATGCAGGCGACGTCTGGGATGAAGTGGCAGTAATCATTCACCATGCCGATAAACTCCTGCAGGGCCTTGCTCGTCATTGATGTCAGGAACTTCTCTACGGCGgccaccttcgaggccatggggagGGCGCCTATCAGGGAGATCTCGTGCccgaggaaatccaccttctctgTGCTGAAGGTGCATTTATCAAAATGGACAACCAGCCTGTTCTCTTGGAGGAGTTTCAGCACTGCCCAAACTTGGTGGAGATGCTCTTCCGGGatctggaaaaaatcaagatgtcatccacgtagcagacgcagaagggcaggtctcccaggatgctgtccattagGCATTGGAAGGTGGCTCCGGTGTTCCTCAGGCCAAAGGTGGAGTAGGAGAAAATGTAGGACCCGAACGGTGTGATGATGGctgtcttggggacatcctcatggtgcactggaacctgaaaataagatttaaggAGGTCCATTTGCAAGAAGACCTTTGCTCTGTGAAGGGTCCCAGCGAGATCCTGCATGTTCGGCAGGGGGTAGTGATCAGAGGTCGTTGGCAGGTTTAACCGATGGTAGTCCCCTTAGGACCTCCAGATATCATCTGACTTTTTACGATGTGGAGGGGCGATGCCCACAGGCTTGaagctttcttgcagatgcccatttgTTCTATCTCTGTGAAAGCCCTCTTGGCATCTTGGAGGTGGCTCAGAGAGAGTTGGCAGAACTTTGTGTGTGTAGGAGGGCTCATGGTTGTGATATGGTGATATATACCATGCTTGGCAGGGGTTCCAGCCACCTGACAAAGCTCCAGCTTAAATACgtcggggaactcctgcagaaGACTGCCATACTTGTGGGGCACAAGGGAACAAACGGTGGGTATGCTTGGGCCTGTGGCGAGCAGGAGGGAACAGCATGTCCCTGTGTCGAGGAGGCGCTTGCGGCCTACATCCACCAGGAACCCGTCTTGCGCCAGGAAGTCCACCTCCAGGAGAGGGGCCTTGATGTCCGTGATGATGAACGTCCAGACGTAGGTATGCCCCAGGATAGAGATCTTTAGGGGCTTCATGCCGTAGGAGCGGATGGGGTTACCATTTGCGGCCACAAGGACGGCTGTGGCATTGGGAGTGTGCCTGAGGTCCTCTCCTGTTGGTGGGAACACCAACTGCATTACTCCAGTGTCAACCATTATCCTGCAGCTGGAGATCACGTCGCGGATGTAGAAACCTATGAAGTGTGGCTTTGATGTGGTTGTGGCCATGGCCGATGATGTGGGTGGCTGCCATCCCCATTTTTTGACAAGGAATATGCGCAAGGGGATTTGCACCTCCTGGTGTTTCTCCTGAACTTCTGGTGGTAGAAACACCAGGTTGTGTTGTCCCCTCGCTGCTACATGGGGCCTTCCTTTGATGCACTATGTTCAATTCTTCAGCTGTGGGATCTTCCGTCATCAGGCAGTTGGTCGATGGCGGGGCGGTGAGTTTCGCGTCCCTGGCGGCCTCGGTCAGTTTCTGGGCCGTCAACCAGCTCGTCCATGGACAGGGCATTGTTGTCCAGAATCTGCCCATGTACCTCTGCAGACAGTTGATGGAGGAATACTTCATGTGACAGGCTTATTTCTTTCCTTCATCCATCGTCTCTGACCTCCGGCAGTAGTGAGAGGCCCATCAGTGATCTGGCCGACCTGCGCGTCCAACCACAGGGAGTTGTGATCGAAGACCTCCTCCAGAAGCGCCGACACAACGATGTTGGCCTTGATCTCCTCGTCCGCAATCCCTGCAATCCTGAACTAGGTCTCCGCCTGGTAGTACCATGAGGACACATTTTGCTGGGAAAAGGGCAGTAATTTGATGGACTGGGTGGCTGGCGCGTGTGGAGATGTAGCGGAATTTGTGAATCCCTCAAAGGAACTGTCTGCTTCGGAGCCCGGCATTGTCTCCTCACAAAGAACACCAAAATGGGAGAGTGCCATATTGAGTCTGTTAATGGTGTTGGGTACGGTTGATTAGCGTCGTAAATGGTGGGCCAAACCATCTGAGAAACGCCAAAACACACCTGGGAAGAAGTGATGTGCCGTGTTGAGTCCATTAATGGCGTTGGTTTCCACCAAGGGGAGGAACTTTCAGAGACCTAGAATGTGGCGCCATATTTAGTccattaaaggttctctgaaggtgagtagCCATAGTTAGTTCGTTAATGGCTGATCCAAAACTGCTGTGTCACCGTCCAAACCTAGAGGTCACCAGTTGAGGTCTACAAAAAAAGGCAGGTAAAGCAGTACTAACTTTATTACATGTtattggagattaagctggccttatgccagcacggggtcttgctcatagagcaggctGTGGCTTAATCACAGGTAAACAAGGCCTTATAAACATTGGTGTGAACGGAATGTAGTACCCAACCCACACTGAGAGAAAAAACTGACTCGGGGccagccgatttgtgtttctactgggagatatatatataatatatatatatattatatatatatatatatatatatgatatatatatatatatatatatatatatatatatatctatatatatatatatatatatatatataatatatatatatatatatatgcaaggccGGAGAATGCTCTATACAACGGAATAAGGTACAACGCGGCAAGATCAATTATTTACAGGATATTGTGGAAAAAACGTTGTCTTTACATTATAATTGGCTGCTGCTATCTATCTTACTGGTCTGCTGATGTTGAAAGTGTTTAGTTTATTAATTCTGCTATTGGTGCAGGTATTAGTCCCCATTATTTTTAATTCCTAATGCACAATGTTTatgccttttaatatttttttgacatCTGCCGTGAAGATTTtgttttctaaaagttattttgttattatttatgaaaagttAATTTTGCCATTTGCTGCTGTGAAAGTTTGTAAATTAAGATTGTCATGTGTTATGATAACGGTTGTTTTATGCTTTACCGTGCTGCACTCTCTGAAACCTGTTCTCATTTGTGAGGCATTTGTAAATAGTAAAAAAGGTTAAGgttcttttagtattttctttagcaCCTTTTTCTTTGAGATTGTCGCAGTCCCTTTCAGTCCACTCCTAGTTCTCAGTGCTTGAGATCTAATCATTTTATAGAATCTGACGGCCCCACAGAAAAGGGGTTCGTAACATATACTTAGTATATAACTtcctaaaataaaacaattttcacACGACACATGAGGCTactataaaataaattactttaagaGGAAGTGATGTGCTAAAAAATCAATGAGTATGGTTATCACTATAGCAACGCATGTGTTGATGTCATCAGCAAACATTAGTTCTTCATTGGAGGCGTAGTCTTCCTCTGGCAGTGAGGGGTTCATATAAAGTTCCTAACGTTAATGACACGAGGAAACCTTGTGGCGCTTCAGTGCCGTGGTTTCGGCACTTCGACCCGAAATGGTATTAAACAAGAATTGCTTGCCTGTAATTAATTTTGTTGGTGTGCTTTATATCCATACCATATTATCAGCCAAGAAATATAGTTCTGCACTCTCTCTATTTTCATGCAGAATTACAAAGACATTTAGGCAATATCTTTTTTGTCACCAGCGACAGTAGTATTTAGTAATGTCTCCGGGTACCTGAGCTAGCTAGCTAAGGCCTAAAGAGGCCGGTCGGTTAACCAGGGGACGAGATGTATTGCCTGCTAAATGGTCATCAGTAATATTATCACTTGCCTCAAAGATATtggtaattaaaacaaaaattttttttaacatgtttaGCAATTAACTTTGCCGTGAACCGTTGCAGGACACTCTCAGGTTATTTTGCCCAGCTCCTCCTTTGACATGCATCATAGCTAGGTCCGCTAGATCCACAGGTTATGATGTATCCGAAGGAGAGTATTGATGACGGTAGAAGTTATAGTAGTACCGGTAATGGCAATTATGATAAAAGTGATACTGATCATAGAAGtagtgataataatactaattacaGTAACAGTGACAGAAGCGTTAATGACACTAGAAGTCGTTGTGCTAATGACAGCAGTAGTTATTACATAGTTTTCCAGTTTTGGTAATGTTAGTAGTAGTTAGTGATACTGATGATAGAAGTTGTTAATAGTGATGATGACAGTTTTAATGGTATTAGAATATATGTTGTACTAGTAAAGATAGTAGTGCTGTTGATAGCGTATGTAACTATTACCATTGCCAGTAAGGCTATCATTATTAACATTCTGCAAGAATAATGCTAATTTCCATTATCAATAATTTATAACTGCAATGATACAGAAGTTTAATTATTTCAATACGCTCATACAAATACGATTCAACAGCAACGCCATGATCAGCCCAGTCAGTGCTTAACTGGTATGCAATCATTTATGTATTCTAAAAAGAATTTGCAATCCtagaaataaacattaaaacattttcttatattttccatgccaacaaaagaaaatacatttctcCATAATTAGACACTTAACTATTCACAAGATAggctacaaggagttacaaggattaggatgtctcaaagacttgttagtccatccgaggagacatcgtgtgctcacttatctgtaggagcaggttttactgtgcattcacagtgtcctaatgatttggtctaagctttcttttaaactcttccacactgctgctgtttacaacttctggtggcagtttttttccacgtgtcacatatcttgtaagtaaagaagttcccacaatgggatgtgttgtatctcatcagttctagtttccatccattatttcttgtctggttttcgtttaatgtaaataggttactgtctatttttgttatgcctttcagtattttaaatgtttctattagttgtcctcgcaatcgtcgtgtttctaagccatacgtgttcaggctctctagtcgtcttcggtaacctgtttgcctgatggatggaattaactttgtggctcttgcttgtactcctaatctattttgacttttcttagtgttggtgaccaaatctgtactgcatattctagatggggtctaactattgatgtgtagagctgcagcaccatttccttgtttctgtatctgaactgcctctttatgcatcccattagtttctgtgccttcttttcagcgtttatgcactgttttgtggattttaagtccttggtaataatgacttcgaggtcctcctcttgttctacactttaTGTTATTCCCatgcagcatgtagctggcatgagggttgtttgttcctatttgtaacactttacacttatctacgttaaagggcatttgccaatttttttaccactctcctattttctttaggtaatttcttaaactttccaccgCATCTgtgtctgctgcatttacacctagcttggtgtcatctacgaatttgactatcctgctagttaagcctacatcaatgtcattattgtaaataaaaaaaacaagagagggccaaggacataaccctggggaactccgcttgttacatctgcccgatctgattcttcaccatttattacgactctctgttttctagaagttagccagtcttcgagccagtctgctgtttctcctgcaattcctaaagctctatcTTTTggcatcagtttcttgtgtgggactttgtcaaaggccttttggaaatctaagtagagtatatctattgctctactactgtcttAAATACCAAGCctgttatggaaaaactccaacaggtttgataggcaggatctgttttgtctgaaaccgtgttggctgtttaacagggttgtttctatcaatgtgatccacaatttgatctgcaattatggactcaaaaatcttgtaaacgaccgacgttagacagattggtctataattttccGGCTCTTCTCTTAgactttttttgtaaactgggggcacattagctagtttccatcctttttgGTGCTTTTCTTTGTTCAGGACTTTTTCTGtggagtttatataggtgaggaactatctcctcttttagctctttaatttctcttggatgaatcccatccgggccaggagatttgaacttgttgagtttgtctattttgtttttaatgtcctcttctgtaaatataattttgtcaaacggttctgccccttcatatttaatagcaggttcctgTGTTGATGTAGTCTTCAATTGTGattacactagtaaaaaacttattaaataactgctttttccaagtctaggttcaccaggttacctctattttcatacatgctaAATTCCATTATTAATACTTTATAATTACAAAGATACACAACAGAATCATATGGTATACTACTAAATCTCTCATAACACTACAAAATTATGAGGCAGCTCCAAGTACATTTCTAAGCACACTCTCTTCATAACGCTGGTGCAAAATGCTCACGACCAGAATCTTATAGTCCGCCCTAAACCCAGAGATAAATCCGTTCTCTGCTGATCAAAGaatgtatgatttattttaagGGTAACAATGAAAATAGTTATTCAAGAAagatttttgtgtatgtatatatatatatatatatatatattatatagatatatatatatatatatatatatatatatatatatatatatatatatataggtacggggatacggaaggacatggcacataacatgattctttattgctacgaCGTTTctagacaaagtcccatcttcaggctaaaggcaagaaataaatattacatcattaccaaacaattaggagttaacgtaaattattataaattaaagtatttctaagtaaaattacgaattaaaaaatctcaaagaatgagtattacatcaatacacaacatattcaagaaaaggaaatgtaaaatcaggaacggcgggactctgcttgagcaagcctgaagatgggactttgtctcgaaacgtcgtagcaataaagaatcatgtaatgtgccatgtccttccgtatccccgtacctatttcatcgaggattagcccaccagtgatGAAGAATATCTTATTGTGAACATGAGGATCTACGTTGTGTAAACCTCGCCTGTTTCAATGGCCATCATATTTTtatgtggatttttctttgagGAAGATACGTAGTGGAGTCTGTGTTGCCGTGTTCTTGGAACTGAGTCGGCCTATCCCTTCAGATCCACGATGTTTTTCCTGGATGTTTGCCCTGCTCTTTCTGGTGCGACTTAGATCGAGAGGATTAGTACATTTCGGGACCTAATAGTGAAAAGATACAACAGATATTTGCTGCAGAAATGTCGCAAATTTGAAAACACATTGAACAAGTTGTCCAAGGCCAAGCTTTGACCTAGAGTTTTTCTACAGTACTGTAGCCGTAACCATGTTGTACCGAATTTTGTGAAGttcaaattgtatagacaatcttTGTATAATACCAGGTTTTTATTCTGATTCCACAACTACTTTGTTAAACTTGGagatttgtgaaaaagaaaagctaATTAGAAAACATGAAAATGCCATTCAACCTTTGCACAATGAAAATTGTTAGAAACTTTACACTTATTGATTTGATTATATTCAATTGCTTAACTGACTAAACACCTTAACCACTacattgatgaaataaaaaacacgCATAATAACAAGCTTCAGAAACTAGGCATCATTACACCTAAATTCAACGAAGGAGGGAATAAGGTAGTATTTAACCTATCTGATTACAAATTTAAccaagagagaggaattcctttTATCGTTAGGCctggatttttgtttttgcttgccGGTTTACACACcttcatattatgaatattttctaccatttgaaattttgttttcaaaattaaaaaacttagctCTGAATACTGACCTTTCGAAGTTTCAAAACGACCTGTCCACATTTGCccatatcaattttaacaaaCTAAAACCAAGATGGGCACCATTTTTAATAAACGTGACCTTGGTATCCTtaagaaactaaaggaaaacggcaatatcatttttttctaaaCAAACGATAAACGCAAGGGAAccgtcataatgaataaaacagagtatattcacaaaatggaaacaattctGAAAGACGCTACCAAGTTTAGAAACGGGTGACATTGACtacaaactaattttttaaaaaacgaggacagaataaaccggttcttgaaaacgttgaaagataataaaacgatagatcaaacaacttacgaaaatctttatgtaacaggttcttcattgggtgttatgtatgcctaccaaaaatacacaaggagggtatccctatgagacccatcctttcatcctatactacaccaggttacaaaatagctaaattcttgacacctctattagagaatcattttaaaaatgaatataatctaaccaactctcttgattttaag
Coding sequences within it:
- the LOC135218847 gene encoding uncharacterized protein LOC135218847, producing the protein MATTTSKPHFIGFYIRDVISSCRIMVDTGVMQLVFPPTGEDLRHTPNATAVLVAANGNPIRSYGMKPLKISILGHTYVWTFIITDIKAPLLEVDFLAQDGFLVDVGRKRLLDTGTCCSLLLATGPSIPTVCSLVPHKYGSLLQEFPDVFKLELCQVAGTPAKHGIYHHITTMSPPTHTKFCQLSLSHLQDAKRAFTEIEQMGICKKASSLWASPLHIVKSQMISGGPKGTTIG